Proteins encoded by one window of bacterium:
- a CDS encoding TolC family protein, translating to MDLYRDALAHYPSIRAMEFQEKALRSEKTGLAWQKYLNLDGAVDYFHFSTRDLGRYTSGDIGLFNTIDLFNKKGLERTGLGYEIQKNRSLTRIQKKDIFSQLAEAYYGVLYHSRLLQVHTASLALIERNILLASQGVDKGVFPATEISRWTVEKLNCQNSVRSDSLGLNNAIRALRTLTGLDSVAVDSLDTAGPPAVSETDLLARSPELAVLELERKQALLEVSRESRDHLPDLQVGNSLVRNREPGSTGDQYMVSASLLFKLFDGGRRYRISAARARAEAAAEQERAARAELADFYSSRLQEIETRREMLTNLETATQLSDNTLGKLLEGYRRRFVDFNTVFNAFRDDVALRENYESTRFEYEKLGQLLNHLSAGDIFE from the coding sequence ATGGATTTGTACCGGGACGCTCTGGCGCATTACCCGTCCATCAGGGCCATGGAATTCCAGGAAAAGGCACTGCGGAGCGAAAAGACCGGCCTGGCCTGGCAGAAATACCTCAACCTGGACGGCGCGGTGGATTATTTCCACTTTTCCACCAGAGACCTGGGCCGCTACACGAGCGGAGACATCGGGCTGTTCAACACAATCGATCTGTTCAACAAGAAAGGTCTGGAGCGGACTGGCCTGGGCTACGAAATCCAGAAAAACCGCTCTCTGACCCGGATCCAAAAGAAAGACATTTTCAGCCAGCTGGCGGAGGCATACTACGGCGTGCTGTATCACAGTCGCCTGCTGCAGGTGCACACAGCAAGCCTGGCCTTGATCGAGAGGAATATCCTTCTGGCCAGCCAGGGGGTGGATAAGGGCGTGTTCCCGGCCACCGAGATCAGCCGCTGGACAGTGGAGAAGCTGAACTGCCAGAACTCGGTCCGTTCGGACAGTCTCGGTCTGAATAACGCAATCCGGGCTCTGCGCACCCTGACCGGCCTGGACAGTGTCGCTGTGGACAGCCTCGACACGGCCGGGCCGCCCGCTGTGAGTGAGACGGACCTGCTGGCACGTTCACCGGAGCTTGCGGTCCTGGAGCTGGAGAGGAAACAGGCGCTGCTGGAGGTCAGCCGGGAGAGCCGGGACCATCTGCCCGACCTGCAGGTGGGCAATTCCCTGGTCCGAAACCGCGAGCCGGGCAGCACCGGGGACCAGTATATGGTGTCGGCCAGTCTGTTGTTCAAGCTGTTCGACGGGGGCAGGCGCTACCGGATATCGGCGGCCAGGGCCCGTGCCGAGGCCGCAGCCGAGCAGGAGCGGGCCGCCCGGGCCGAGCTTGCCGATTTCTACAGCAGCCGGCTCCAGGAGATCGAGACCCGACGGGAGATGCTGACAAACCTGGAAACCGCCACACAGCTTTCCGATAACACCCTGGGAAAGCTGCTGGAGGGATACCGGCGGCGGTTTGTGGATTTTAACACCGTGTTCAACGCGTTCAGGGATGATGTCGCGCTGCGGGAGAATTACGAGAGCACACGCTTCGAGTACGAGAAACTCGGGCAGTTACTGAATCACCTGTCAGCCGGAGATATTTTCGAGTGA
- a CDS encoding efflux RND transporter periplasmic adaptor subunit encodes MNNRRMIWTVSALALTAIAVLAVVMLRRGGQSEAEPEPEPLVEVTVARPAGVIDTLVFSAQGRVVARTSFAVTALSEGKIGRMYVSVGQPVEKGQPVARLENTELDRELELQKEKLELSHATVEALDRKVEDAAEMLRLGIISENDNVAIKQELNNQKAQARDQQITSGRLEGRERNYVVTAGSSGYVAEVLAEQSFVTYGQTVARIVSPQDEQVEAYVPYGALEQPQPGQLVTISCNGRSVAGRVSHSYPSADANQLRVIIRPEEPTPLNLEVTVTFHLRTAKGLLIPKSAVVLDEDKPAVFVVRNNVAYRKYITVEKDYLDRVVIAGGLGPDEELVTGNAYLLSDAMNVRVK; translated from the coding sequence GTGAACAACAGGCGAATGATATGGACAGTCTCCGCCCTGGCGCTGACAGCGATCGCCGTGCTGGCGGTAGTGATGTTGCGCCGCGGGGGACAGTCAGAGGCGGAGCCGGAGCCAGAGCCGCTGGTGGAGGTCACTGTGGCCCGGCCTGCCGGTGTGATCGACACTCTGGTATTCAGCGCCCAGGGCCGGGTGGTCGCCCGGACGAGCTTCGCGGTCACCGCGCTGTCGGAGGGCAAGATCGGCCGGATGTACGTATCGGTGGGACAGCCAGTGGAGAAAGGCCAGCCGGTCGCCCGTCTGGAGAACACCGAGCTGGATCGCGAGCTTGAACTCCAGAAAGAAAAGCTGGAGCTGAGCCACGCAACAGTAGAGGCCCTGGACAGGAAAGTGGAGGACGCAGCCGAGATGCTCCGGCTCGGGATAATCTCCGAGAACGACAACGTGGCGATCAAACAGGAGCTGAACAACCAGAAAGCCCAGGCTCGGGACCAGCAGATAACGAGCGGCCGCCTGGAGGGACGGGAGAGAAATTACGTGGTGACAGCGGGCAGTTCCGGGTACGTGGCCGAGGTTCTTGCCGAACAGAGCTTCGTCACCTACGGGCAGACGGTGGCGCGTATCGTGTCGCCGCAGGATGAACAGGTGGAGGCCTATGTGCCGTACGGCGCACTGGAGCAGCCTCAGCCGGGCCAACTGGTCACGATCTCCTGCAACGGCCGGAGCGTGGCGGGAAGGGTCAGCCACAGCTATCCCTCGGCCGATGCCAACCAGCTCCGGGTGATAATCCGGCCGGAGGAACCGACGCCGCTGAACCTGGAGGTGACAGTGACTTTTCACCTGCGGACTGCAAAGGGGCTGCTGATCCCGAAGAGCGCGGTGGTGCTGGACGAGGACAAGCCAGCCGTGTTTGTGGTCCGGAACAATGTAGCCTACAGGAAATACATCACCGTGGAAAAAGACTACCTCGACCGGGTGGTGATCGCCGGCGGGCTGGGGCCGGATGAAGAGCTGGTCACCGGCAACGCCTATCTTCTCTCAGACGCAATGAATGTAAGGGTGAAATGA
- a CDS encoding efflux RND transporter permease subunit, whose amino-acid sequence MRRSFFLYLLKNKIAIFIVIFILSLVGYKLAGNITQGVFPNVYFPRVQVTIENGYAPIRQVLFQITKPAEESIKTIQGVERVISTTSVGATEINIYFTWSTDPYQALQFVQARMAEIKNEIPPEAKVTILQASPARFPIAMYAIGSETAPRNRLTETLYYQLRPVLLSVKGMYNVEIRAPQYTEYKIVLDNEKVKACGLDMDSVVRFLKEQDAIDFLGLIRDYDRQYVLSLTQKPESIKDIPVLKIPLADGRYVELSDLALTIEDHTPATSMTAASGFKNAVVFNVIRQPDGNSRQVVQAVDRMVAGFNRSLAGRGMQIRKYYDETQFIGEAIRSVVDAIILGTLIASFIVFLFLRKKRLSFFLLLIVPIIFLVTIIGIKVVHFDFNIFSLGGMAAAVGGLIDHLVIVIENIERHYRRSGSKQEAVIEGSREILPIMTVATLISISIFLPLLLLSGVVGVFFKQLAFVLISTYVISQLLAIFVTPIIAYIALPEHPKPEGGRWLDTLADRHEGLLRRFLGRAWISLPITAVGILLSVLLYKGLPATFLPKWDEGNFVVDIALPAGTSLEESDREFRDIGRIIDRAPEVEGWTLRIGNSLGHVSEQPNVGDFLVSLKKKRSRTIYEVRDDLLNRIGTRYPHLLEFDIPMVLEDRLGDILGEESPITVVLYGSDPDSLVARGAEVRDTLRAVSGLEEVNLKTTYTSPFIGVKLKPDAEAIYGIDVSTLSAQINAQYWGALVGSVIQGEKVLGLRVMLDRPDRDPIEYLRRSLTVYSPRTGRQVPLGSVAEISLAEKVPEITHYDLSPVSVVSVRFKGNDMTAAVEKVRTALAGLDLPPDITPDISGFYREQQRTFGEMALVIALSILIMFTALLFQFGSLRISTIIMLGLVLTMLGIFAGLLVTGKPLDITAFMGMLIVLSIVINNNILIFDYYLIRRRSGDSEQTAMLGAVRTRFRPIVMTMLANAFALLPVAFALGTGTQIIQNLAISIMGGLTFAIFVNLFVVPLLMLWCGRTSFFQRFRPDKH is encoded by the coding sequence ATGAGGCGCTCGTTTTTCCTCTATCTGCTGAAGAACAAGATAGCAATCTTCATCGTGATTTTCATCCTCAGCCTCGTCGGGTACAAACTGGCCGGAAACATCACCCAGGGCGTGTTCCCCAACGTCTACTTCCCGCGGGTGCAGGTCACGATCGAAAACGGCTACGCCCCGATCCGGCAGGTGCTGTTCCAGATCACCAAGCCGGCCGAGGAGAGCATCAAGACCATCCAGGGCGTGGAGCGGGTGATCTCCACTACCTCGGTCGGCGCGACCGAGATCAATATCTATTTCACCTGGAGCACCGACCCCTACCAGGCCCTGCAGTTCGTGCAAGCCCGGATGGCGGAGATCAAGAACGAGATACCGCCCGAGGCCAAGGTGACAATCCTGCAGGCCTCGCCCGCCCGTTTCCCGATTGCTATGTACGCGATCGGCTCCGAGACGGCGCCCCGCAACCGTCTGACCGAAACCCTCTATTACCAGCTCCGGCCCGTGCTCCTTTCGGTCAAGGGAATGTACAACGTGGAGATACGGGCGCCGCAGTACACCGAGTACAAAATCGTACTGGACAACGAAAAGGTCAAAGCCTGCGGCCTGGACATGGACTCGGTGGTGCGGTTCCTGAAAGAGCAGGATGCCATCGATTTCCTGGGCCTGATCCGCGACTACGACCGTCAGTACGTGCTCTCGCTGACCCAGAAACCCGAGAGTATAAAGGACATTCCGGTACTCAAGATACCGCTGGCGGATGGCCGCTACGTGGAGCTTTCAGACCTGGCACTGACCATTGAGGACCACACTCCGGCCACCAGCATGACCGCGGCCAGCGGGTTCAAGAACGCCGTGGTGTTCAACGTGATCCGCCAGCCGGACGGCAACAGCCGTCAGGTGGTCCAGGCGGTTGACCGCATGGTGGCGGGATTCAACCGCAGCCTGGCCGGCCGGGGCATGCAGATACGGAAATACTACGACGAGACCCAGTTCATCGGCGAGGCGATCCGCAGCGTGGTGGATGCCATCATCCTGGGCACGCTGATCGCCTCGTTCATCGTCTTCCTGTTCCTGCGTAAAAAGCGCCTTTCCTTCTTCCTCCTGCTGATTGTCCCGATAATTTTCCTGGTCACGATAATCGGGATCAAGGTGGTGCATTTCGATTTCAACATCTTTTCGCTGGGGGGCATGGCCGCGGCGGTCGGGGGGCTGATCGACCACCTGGTCATTGTGATCGAAAACATCGAGCGCCACTACCGCCGCTCAGGCTCCAAGCAGGAGGCGGTGATCGAGGGCTCGCGCGAGATACTGCCGATAATGACAGTCGCCACCCTGATCTCGATCTCGATTTTCCTGCCGCTTCTTCTGCTCTCCGGGGTGGTGGGGGTGTTTTTCAAGCAGCTCGCTTTCGTACTGATTTCGACCTACGTAATCTCCCAGTTACTGGCCATTTTCGTCACCCCGATAATCGCCTATATCGCCCTGCCGGAGCATCCGAAGCCTGAGGGCGGGCGCTGGCTGGACACTCTGGCGGACCGTCACGAGGGGCTTTTGCGGCGTTTCCTGGGCCGGGCCTGGATCTCGCTTCCGATCACCGCGGTGGGAATCCTGCTCAGCGTCCTGCTGTACAAGGGCCTGCCGGCCACGTTCCTGCCCAAGTGGGACGAGGGGAATTTTGTGGTCGATATCGCGCTGCCGGCCGGGACCTCGCTTGAGGAGAGCGACCGCGAATTCCGGGACATCGGCCGGATAATCGACCGGGCGCCGGAGGTCGAGGGCTGGACGCTCCGGATCGGCAACTCGCTGGGCCATGTCTCCGAGCAGCCCAACGTGGGGGATTTCCTGGTCAGCCTGAAAAAGAAGCGCTCCCGCACGATCTACGAGGTGCGCGACGACCTTCTGAACCGGATCGGGACCCGCTACCCGCACCTGCTGGAGTTCGATATCCCGATGGTGCTGGAGGACCGCCTGGGCGACATCCTGGGCGAGGAGTCGCCGATCACGGTGGTGCTGTACGGTTCCGACCCCGACTCACTGGTCGCCCGGGGGGCCGAGGTGCGCGACACCCTCCGCGCGGTGAGCGGACTGGAGGAGGTGAACCTCAAGACCACCTACACCTCGCCCTTTATCGGGGTGAAACTCAAGCCGGATGCGGAAGCGATTTACGGGATTGATGTCAGCACCCTGTCGGCGCAGATCAACGCACAGTACTGGGGCGCCCTGGTGGGAAGCGTGATCCAGGGCGAGAAAGTCCTGGGCCTCAGGGTGATGCTGGACCGCCCGGACCGCGACCCGATCGAGTACCTGCGCCGCTCCCTGACAGTCTACTCGCCCCGCACCGGCCGTCAGGTGCCGCTCGGCAGCGTGGCCGAGATCAGCCTGGCCGAGAAAGTCCCGGAGATAACGCACTACGACCTGTCACCCGTGTCGGTGGTCTCGGTGCGGTTCAAGGGCAACGACATGACAGCGGCGGTGGAGAAAGTGCGCACCGCCCTGGCCGGCCTCGACCTGCCGCCGGACATCACCCCGGACATTTCCGGGTTTTACCGCGAGCAGCAGAGGACTTTCGGCGAGATGGCGCTGGTGATCGCGCTTTCCATCTTGATAATGTTCACCGCCCTGCTGTTCCAGTTCGGCAGCCTGCGCATCTCGACAATCATAATGCTGGGGCTGGTTCTGACCATGCTCGGGATATTCGCCGGGTTGCTGGTGACCGGCAAGCCGCTGGACATCACGGCGTTCATGGGCATGCTGATCGTGCTGAGCATCGTGATCAACAACAACATCCTGATATTCGACTACTACCTGATCCGCAGACGAAGCGGCGACAGCGAGCAGACGGCCATGCTGGGCGCGGTTCGGACCCGGTTCCGGCCGATTGTGATGACCATGCTGGCCAACGCTTTCGCTCTTCTACCTGTGGCGTTCGCCCTGGGCACCGGCACCCAGATAATCCAGAACCTGGCCATCTCGATCATGGGCGGCCTGACTTTCGCCATCTTCGTCAACCTGTTCGTGGTGCCCCTGCTGATGCTCTGGTGCGGCAGGACGTCTTTTTTTCAGCGGTTCCGGCCTGACAAGCATTAA
- a CDS encoding HAMP domain-containing protein, which produces MFWKKNSGFLRKVTFRLTVWYLALFATFSITVFSLIFAMLTSDLRQRADEELLDNMREYEACYKENGLIKTNRMFVDEAAGDGISRVFNLLLSPSSQILASSDLSAWQGIGLTADKYADLSDKASFKTLSVPGQEYKVRLIYKKIGDGNIMVLGASLEDDEEIYEGYRNIFIVGLLLMMTCGGFLGLVMARRAMAGVERVTQTAIQISRGTLGQRVPAGNEGEEIENLVSAFNDMLQRICVLVRELKDVSNNIAHDLRSPITRIRGIAETTLTNGKSLEEYQEMAGVVVEESDRLVEIINTMLEIAATDSGMETTARTTVNINEVVRDAYDIFLPVAEGKDIRFRLSLPQEPFFTSGNISRLQRAIANLVDNAIKFTPEGGEVQLTAGATVDRVLISVIDSGMGMDQKELDRIFERFYRVDKSRSTPGNGLGLSLVRAIVHAHGGEIQVKSQPGKGSGFTVALPRLSASH; this is translated from the coding sequence ATGTTCTGGAAGAAAAATAGTGGCTTTCTCAGAAAAGTGACTTTCCGCCTCACCGTGTGGTATCTGGCCCTTTTTGCCACTTTTTCCATCACGGTTTTTTCACTCATCTTTGCGATGCTGACCTCGGACCTGCGGCAGCGCGCGGATGAAGAGCTGCTCGACAACATGCGGGAATACGAGGCCTGCTACAAGGAAAACGGACTAATAAAAACAAACAGGATGTTCGTCGACGAGGCGGCCGGCGACGGGATATCACGCGTTTTCAACCTTCTGCTGTCTCCCTCCTCCCAAATCCTCGCCTCCTCCGATCTCAGCGCTTGGCAGGGGATTGGTCTGACTGCGGATAAATATGCCGATCTGTCGGACAAGGCCAGCTTCAAAACCCTGTCCGTACCGGGGCAGGAGTATAAGGTGAGATTAATTTACAAAAAGATCGGAGACGGCAATATCATGGTCCTCGGCGCCTCCTTGGAAGATGATGAAGAGATATATGAGGGATACAGGAATATTTTTATCGTCGGCCTATTGTTGATGATGACATGCGGAGGATTTCTGGGGCTGGTGATGGCCCGCCGGGCCATGGCGGGTGTGGAGAGGGTCACGCAGACAGCCATCCAGATCAGCCGGGGGACTCTCGGTCAGAGGGTGCCGGCCGGGAACGAGGGTGAGGAAATTGAAAATCTCGTTTCGGCCTTCAACGATATGCTTCAGCGCATCTGCGTTCTCGTAAGGGAGCTGAAAGATGTCTCGAACAACATCGCCCACGACCTGCGCAGCCCGATAACAAGGATCCGGGGGATCGCGGAGACCACACTCACCAACGGGAAAAGCCTCGAGGAATACCAGGAAATGGCCGGCGTAGTCGTGGAGGAAAGCGACCGTCTGGTGGAGATAATCAACACCATGCTCGAAATTGCGGCTACGGATTCCGGGATGGAAACCACCGCCAGGACCACGGTGAACATCAACGAGGTTGTCCGGGATGCCTACGATATTTTTCTCCCGGTCGCAGAGGGCAAGGATATCCGGTTCCGGTTGTCGCTCCCGCAGGAACCCTTTTTCACTTCCGGTAACATTTCCCGCCTTCAGCGGGCTATAGCCAACCTCGTGGATAATGCCATCAAGTTCACGCCCGAAGGCGGGGAGGTACAACTGACCGCAGGCGCTACGGTCGACCGGGTGCTGATCTCCGTGATCGATTCGGGTATGGGGATGGATCAGAAAGAGTTGGACAGAATTTTCGAACGCTTCTACCGGGTGGACAAGAGCCGGTCGACTCCCGGCAACGGCCTGGGGCTCAGCCTGGTCAGAGCGATCGTACACGCCCACGGCGGCGAAATACAGGTAAAAAGCCAGCCCGGCAAGGGAAGCGGTTTCACTGTCGCGCTGCCCCGTCTTTCCGCCTCTCATTAA
- a CDS encoding response regulator transcription factor has product MRILLVEDDLRTASFIKNGLQQEGYVVEHAADGEEGLNRALVESYDTAVIDIMLPRLDGLTLIKELRRRKVLTPVIVLSARNSVDDRIQGLEFGGDDYLVKPFAFAELLARIQALIRRTHSVSEPTSLTVGDLSIDLIRRKVFRAGKEILLQPREYVLLEYLMRNPGRVISKTMIMEHVWDYNFDPQTNVVEARICKLRDKIDRDSETKMIHTVRGMGYVLEEK; this is encoded by the coding sequence ATGCGGATCCTGTTGGTTGAAGATGATTTGAGGACGGCTTCGTTTATAAAGAATGGTCTGCAGCAGGAAGGCTATGTGGTAGAACACGCCGCGGACGGTGAAGAGGGCTTGAACCGGGCTCTGGTGGAATCCTACGACACGGCTGTGATCGATATCATGCTGCCCAGGTTGGATGGCCTTACGCTGATCAAAGAGCTCCGCCGACGGAAAGTGTTGACTCCGGTCATCGTACTCAGCGCCAGGAATTCGGTGGACGACCGGATTCAAGGCCTGGAGTTCGGGGGGGACGATTATCTCGTCAAACCGTTTGCCTTCGCCGAACTGTTGGCCCGTATACAGGCGCTCATACGGAGAACGCATTCTGTTTCCGAGCCGACAAGCCTGACCGTGGGGGATTTGTCCATCGACCTGATCAGGAGGAAAGTGTTCCGTGCCGGGAAAGAGATATTACTTCAGCCCCGTGAATATGTTCTTCTTGAATATCTCATGCGGAACCCCGGCCGCGTCATTTCGAAAACCATGATAATGGAGCATGTCTGGGACTATAATTTCGACCCGCAGACCAATGTGGTGGAAGCCCGGATCTGCAAGTTGAGGGATAAAATCGACCGTGATTCAGAGACGAAGATGATTCATACGGTCCGGGGAATGGGATATGTTCTGGAAGAAAAATAG
- a CDS encoding GHKL domain-containing protein, translated as MLLFTLLSPSDRPLCSEPADWRFFQAPQGAEESYISHVTIGPGERIWITHGSTRTASWMDGWPDENGKLVFPFPSPGQFTTIKENSQGQLWSYTPGEIKLFLGSGWVSFFAEPGQVENKYPEIYHIFPKDVPFLPGDKDRLYYLTGKGLVLFDAAEQRCMELFQSDQTGIGPFLDLTGSREGRFWITGNRGIGLYDPHSASPEQAWQEFHTPWAEYASFRSPVEGGKGELYIVADNIKKNKKDLLVFENKRWMRKTGYSGSIDIGWPGIKDSYWIINDNGDLYRISAGKGESKEAAGVLSGNISKEVALDENGVFWLATSRGLARYTPPLWQMPPGLDEELTRCHAIYEDSSGNIYLAADRNVLVYDGRQWRKFDLPRGITSIDRMPVTLFSLPGNRVAVFFPGKRGCYLISPSGLSRLPYHDPNPPVKDGERIPDMIFPGFNHKAWLSTVCETDSPIQRLEVFDGEVYKPVITLKEPYEIICFLEASNGVIWSGSSVSEHGLEIFRNGRLEKVGPEQGYSGGGVFCFHEFEDGKIWAGGRNEIFEFDGSKWSLVRNWGLDNVYSIHGRSYGSKWVASTTGIHRYFKGTWVTYTSEDGLPNTAANFVFEDSHGTVWAGTTQGVRCFHPEADSDPPRTLISKRDNLEEISPSGETRLVFSAVDKWNFTRPERLFYSYRLDDQEWSPFKTSTIAWLSNLSSGPHTFEVRSMDVNYNCDLYPAQFHFKVLPPWYRETGFVLLATVGSIMIIVLLGYAIHRHFTLERLVLERTDELHQANVQLTTEQEKLLNALQYEKLLARVSSRLNSTDDFFGILDDLMETVGEELNIGGVLLYRLEPEPATASVIGQWFREPLHPGETSSFALSRRELDPFGKRLAEEGEILISDFSDLNANLRHALQRGNIGRLLILPVGTMDRLMGFICFCQKESPLAELSGNDIFKTIADIIANTWGRYAQFQARLEAERQQKEALQVAERASRMASIGVISAGITHEINQPLNDIKVIADSLLFWNKRNQGLIPQKYRMWLQSISGSVNRITEIIKQMRSYWISPDRTKEEQFSLQEAVREAVSLIGTQLATHMIRLDVVGDDSPLKLRGNKINLEQIVLNLVVNAMHALDTLEKRDKRITIALSSNGNFARMEVRDNGPGILEGAGSKLFDPFYTTKRDEQGMGLGLAIVKRFCEGFGGRVKAGNTEDGGASFVVEIPLYNGHNPTERS; from the coding sequence TTGCTTCTGTTCACCCTGTTATCGCCTTCGGACCGTCCGCTCTGCAGCGAGCCTGCGGATTGGCGTTTCTTTCAGGCGCCGCAGGGCGCCGAGGAATCTTATATCTCTCATGTGACAATCGGACCCGGAGAGAGAATCTGGATTACGCACGGCTCGACAAGAACCGCGAGCTGGATGGACGGTTGGCCGGACGAGAACGGTAAACTTGTTTTTCCTTTCCCCTCTCCCGGTCAGTTCACGACAATAAAGGAAAACAGTCAGGGACAACTGTGGTCTTACACTCCGGGAGAAATAAAGCTATTTCTGGGAAGCGGATGGGTGTCTTTCTTTGCCGAACCCGGACAAGTCGAGAATAAGTACCCGGAAATATATCATATTTTTCCGAAAGACGTTCCATTCCTACCGGGGGACAAAGACCGGCTTTATTATCTGACGGGGAAGGGTCTGGTTCTATTTGACGCCGCTGAGCAGCGATGTATGGAACTGTTTCAATCCGACCAGACCGGGATTGGTCCTTTTCTGGACCTGACCGGATCCCGGGAAGGCCGTTTTTGGATTACCGGCAACCGGGGGATAGGCCTGTACGACCCGCACTCCGCTTCCCCGGAACAGGCTTGGCAGGAATTCCACACCCCCTGGGCTGAATATGCTTCGTTCCGGTCTCCGGTCGAGGGCGGCAAGGGGGAACTGTATATTGTCGCCGACAATATCAAAAAAAACAAAAAGGATTTACTGGTTTTCGAAAACAAGCGATGGATGAGAAAAACCGGGTATTCCGGTTCCATAGACATCGGCTGGCCAGGGATTAAGGACAGTTACTGGATAATCAATGACAATGGCGATCTTTACAGGATTTCAGCGGGGAAAGGCGAATCGAAAGAGGCGGCTGGAGTATTATCGGGTAACATAAGCAAAGAAGTCGCTCTGGATGAAAACGGAGTGTTCTGGCTGGCTACCAGCCGCGGCCTGGCAAGATACACGCCGCCGCTCTGGCAGATGCCGCCCGGGCTGGATGAGGAGCTGACAAGATGCCACGCTATCTACGAGGATTCCTCCGGTAATATCTATCTGGCTGCGGACAGGAACGTGTTGGTGTATGATGGCCGACAATGGCGGAAGTTCGATTTGCCCAGGGGAATCACGAGCATCGACCGTATGCCGGTCACCCTGTTCTCTCTACCTGGCAACAGGGTGGCCGTTTTTTTCCCGGGGAAACGAGGGTGCTATTTGATCTCGCCTTCCGGATTGAGCCGGCTTCCCTATCATGATCCGAATCCTCCGGTTAAAGACGGGGAAAGAATTCCTGACATGATTTTTCCGGGCTTCAATCATAAAGCCTGGCTTTCAACTGTCTGTGAAACAGATTCTCCGATTCAAAGGCTTGAGGTTTTCGACGGTGAGGTATACAAACCGGTCATCACCCTTAAGGAACCCTATGAGATAATATGTTTTCTTGAAGCTTCAAACGGTGTTATCTGGAGTGGATCATCCGTATCGGAGCACGGACTGGAAATTTTCCGGAATGGCAGGCTCGAGAAGGTCGGGCCCGAGCAGGGCTATTCAGGGGGAGGAGTGTTTTGCTTCCACGAATTCGAGGACGGTAAAATCTGGGCGGGCGGACGGAATGAGATTTTCGAATTCGATGGCAGTAAATGGTCCCTGGTCCGGAATTGGGGCCTGGACAACGTTTATTCGATCCACGGCCGCAGCTACGGCAGCAAATGGGTAGCCTCGACAACCGGCATCCACCGGTATTTCAAGGGAACATGGGTCACTTACACCTCGGAGGACGGGCTGCCCAACACGGCAGCGAACTTCGTCTTCGAGGACAGCCATGGTACGGTCTGGGCCGGAACGACTCAAGGCGTGAGATGCTTTCATCCTGAAGCGGATTCGGATCCGCCCAGGACTTTGATCAGCAAGCGGGACAACCTGGAGGAAATATCTCCCTCCGGGGAAACCAGGCTGGTTTTTTCAGCGGTGGATAAATGGAATTTCACCCGGCCGGAAAGACTGTTCTATTCCTACCGGTTGGATGACCAGGAGTGGTCCCCCTTCAAGACCAGCACTATTGCCTGGTTGAGCAACTTGTCCTCCGGGCCTCACACATTCGAAGTCCGGTCCATGGATGTCAATTACAACTGCGACCTTTACCCGGCGCAGTTCCATTTCAAAGTGCTGCCGCCCTGGTACCGGGAAACCGGGTTCGTGCTTCTGGCCACTGTGGGGAGCATTATGATTATCGTTCTCCTCGGTTACGCCATTCACCGTCATTTTACTCTGGAAAGACTGGTCCTCGAGCGGACCGACGAACTGCACCAGGCCAACGTGCAGTTGACCACGGAACAGGAGAAACTGCTCAACGCGCTGCAATATGAAAAACTGCTGGCCAGGGTCTCCTCCCGCCTCAATTCCACGGACGACTTTTTCGGAATCCTCGACGACTTGATGGAAACGGTAGGGGAGGAATTGAATATCGGCGGGGTGTTGCTGTACAGGCTGGAGCCGGAACCGGCAACAGCCTCGGTAATCGGGCAGTGGTTCAGAGAGCCTTTGCATCCCGGAGAAACAAGCTCTTTTGCCCTGAGCCGCAGGGAACTTGACCCTTTCGGCAAAAGACTGGCTGAGGAGGGAGAGATACTCATATCGGATTTTTCTGATTTGAACGCGAACCTGAGGCATGCTTTGCAGCGGGGTAATATCGGCCGTTTGCTGATCCTTCCCGTGGGCACGATGGACAGGCTGATGGGATTCATCTGCTTCTGCCAGAAAGAATCACCCCTTGCAGAGCTTTCCGGAAACGATATTTTCAAAACCATCGCCGATATCATTGCCAATACCTGGGGCAGATATGCCCAGTTCCAGGCCCGCCTGGAGGCGGAACGGCAACAGAAGGAGGCTTTGCAGGTGGCGGAAAGAGCCTCCCGGATGGCCTCGATAGGTGTGATTTCGGCCGGGATCACCCATGAGATCAACCAGCCCCTGAACGATATCAAGGTGATCGCGGACAGCCTGTTGTTCTGGAACAAGCGGAACCAGGGCCTGATCCCCCAGAAGTACCGGATGTGGCTGCAATCCATCTCGGGCAGCGTTAACAGAATTACCGAAATCATCAAGCAGATGCGATCGTACTGGATATCTCCGGACAGGACGAAAGAGGAACAGTTCAGCCTTCAGGAGGCGGTGCGCGAGGCCGTTTCGTTGATCGGCACACAGTTGGCGACTCACATGATCCGGCTCGATGTGGTGGGGGACGACAGCCCGCTGAAGCTCAGGGGGAACAAGATAAACCTGGAGCAGATAGTCCTCAACCTGGTGGTCAACGCGATGCACGCCTTGGATACACTGGAAAAAAGGGATAAAAGAATAACGATTGCTCTCTCTTCCAACGGCAATTTCGCCCGGATGGAAGTGCGGGACAACGGGCCGGGTATCCTCGAGGGCGCGGGCAGCAAGCTATTCGATCCTTTCTATACTACAAAAAGGGATGAGCAGGGGATGGGCCTGGGCCTGGCGATTGTCAAACGGTTCTGCGAAGGTTTCGGAGGAAGGGTGAAAGCCGGCAACACGGAAGACGGAGGGGCCTCTTTCGTGGTGGAAATCCCTCTTTACAACGGTCACAATCCCACGGAGCGTTCATGA